The sequence TTGATCTTGGCGTTATAACCTTCATAAAGTCCTGCGATCGTCCACTCTATGTGTCGCCATAGTTTTCTCCGGTATTCAATATTCAGGGGAACCGAGCGTTCGGAACCGAAGCTGTTCACGATCGTCCTTCCAGCGAGCACAGTGATTTCGTTGCGGGGTGTCGTTTCTTCCTGCAACGACAATTTGGGAAAAGGTTCTGTTTTATATGGAGTGCCGAACCGATAACCAATCCCCACCAAAAGGGATACGGTATTTATCTCGCTGGCCGCAACCCAGTTGCCACGTAACTGTAAAAACACGCGGTTTCCCAGGGAACAGTTTGCCGCAAGGCTGGTCATAACTCCAACTCCGTGATCGTTTATGTAGTCGGCGGTTGAATCAGAAGTTGTATCACAATAGAAATAAGGGCCAATTCCCGCCGAAATGGAGAGTTGCTGGTCAAGCACGTCGCGGCTGACCCAGCATTGACTGGCAACACCATCCCGGTGGTGGTCCGAGAAATGGCCTTCGTTCAAGTAGGCAATGCTTAATGCGAACGTGTCTCCCAATCTCTCCAAACATTCAAGCTGTAATGCGGATGAATTTGCATGAGTTCTTGTATTCTTAATGACTCCGCCGAGAATATAAGCTTCTTGCGCCCAGACGCGATTCGTGACGGCCAGAAAAACAACAACCAATGTTCTTGCCCGAGCGGATAATTTCGATCTTTTAATCACTATTTCCAGTTCCTTTCCAGTTCCGGCATACACGCCTATCATGAGGATTGCGTTGCCGCAAGGCGCTTCACTATACCGACTGGACGGTATAGTGTCAACACCATTTTTCACCATTCTTCTTATTTGCATTCATTGTTTAAGGCGGAGCCTGATTCTGTCCCTACCATTGTCCGCGCCGGAAATTATGGCCGATGGGACGACGCCATTTTTGCGAAATTCATTTTGAAACGTTATTGCTCATCTTTCTTTGACGACGCGGACATTTAATATTAATATAAATTTGTTTTTTTGCCTTCCCGGGGAGAAGTTAAAAGCCTATAGATAGCATTAAATAATGGGAATCAAGTCCGTTATTATGTGAATATAAGCACAAGTTTGAGAGATGCCGGTATCTGTATGTAAGAAATAGCGGGGTTTTTCCCGCGATAAACTTATATCCAACACCGGCCATATCACTAAAAATAAAAACTCCGCCAAGTTCCCTGTTGCCGATCGTATTGCGGCTTATCAAGTTGATGCCCGCTCCGCCTTCTATAAAAAATCCGGGCTTATTTTGATCAGCGAAGAAATACAGCCTTAACATAGGGATTGCGCCCGCCACAAAAGTTAACCTTCGGTCATCATTTATTAGCTCCAGATCTCCTTCAAGACGGAACCATAATGATTTTACATCCTTTATTTTCAAGTTGATGGCCGGTGCTATGATGGCCTGTTTGGTGCCGAGACCATGCATCATGTCTGTACCTGCCCCAATGCCGATTTCAAAATATCTGGCTTTGTCTTCACCGCT is a genomic window of Kiritimatiellia bacterium containing:
- a CDS encoding acyloxyacyl hydrolase: MRFSVAERAYAGASEPPLYRHRPLNDMLNALILRPKFFWGIFLFLVMVLYPLKEASGEDKARYFEIGIGAGTDMMHGLGTKQAIIAPAINLKIKDVKSLWFRLEGDLELINDDRRLTFVAGAIPMLRLYFFADQNKPGFFIEGGAGINLISRNTIGNRELGGVFIFSDMAGVGYKFIAGKTPLFLTYRYRHLSNLCLYSHNNGLDSHYLMLSIGF